From a single Cytophagia bacterium CHB2 genomic region:
- a CDS encoding TonB-dependent receptor, with amino-acid sequence MGFLVKYSAKSRMCQKALLVCSFFVMSTARADDANNIKNGEIKGRVIAAETGEPFIGANVRVLGSRLGAATDAEGRFAIARVPVGTYTLLATAVGYESQRLENLVIKENAAIEVKFELSEAPVRLADVVVTPGHFAIMQEEPVTQQTLTAEDIQNIPHFGEDIYRAVRRLPGVSASDYSAKFTVRGGENNEVLVLLDGLELYEPFHLKDINGGALSIIDVQAIGGINLMTGGFTAEYGNKLSGVFDINTIKPETERHRTSLGLSLLHARVMSEGTFGNGKGHWLASARRGYFDLVMQVVEPESKFRPTYYDVLGKWQYRLSNRHTFSANVLHAGDNLDLEEDGDVTDTGYGNSYGWLGLQSFWSPQLYSRTVASVGRVSQDRRAIYYISGRRNVYMDAFEERRLNLYAIKQDWSLGLAERHFLKWGFNLKRFAAAYDYFNSDPYAVGRGSNDLLFEYDTTAVQLEPNGNEMGFYFADRMRLFAPLTVEVGMRYDRVSHTDDANFSPRLHAAFALGKATVLRLGWGRFYQAQGLQELQAQDGDADFYPAELAEHRVLGVEHQFENGVNLRVEAYQKRLSQLRPRYHNLSNSLEFFPEVDDDRVRLEPERGDARGVEVFAKRDAGGKLAWWASYAYAIAEDEILGQKVLRNFDQRHTIYLDATYRPAPRWRVNLAWQYHTGWPYTPATVEPAQYPDGTRYYRTVYGELNSERYPAFHSMDVKVSRDFDAGQGRVTVFVEFINFYNRANVKNYFFEDFRLPNGDLTFEQGADLWLPRLPSIGVSWEF; translated from the coding sequence GTGGGATTTCTGGTTAAATATTCTGCCAAGTCGCGTATGTGCCAGAAGGCGTTGTTGGTATGCAGTTTTTTTGTGATGTCTACCGCGCGCGCAGACGACGCCAACAATATCAAAAACGGCGAGATCAAAGGCCGCGTCATCGCAGCGGAAACCGGCGAACCGTTCATCGGCGCAAACGTGCGCGTGCTGGGTTCGCGCCTGGGCGCAGCCACAGACGCCGAAGGCCGTTTCGCGATTGCCCGCGTGCCGGTGGGAACGTATACGCTGCTGGCCACTGCCGTGGGTTACGAGTCGCAGCGCCTGGAAAATTTAGTCATCAAAGAAAATGCCGCCATCGAAGTTAAATTCGAGCTGAGCGAAGCGCCGGTGCGCCTGGCGGATGTCGTGGTAACGCCCGGGCATTTTGCCATTATGCAAGAAGAGCCGGTGACGCAGCAAACGTTGACTGCCGAGGATATTCAAAACATTCCACATTTCGGCGAGGACATTTACCGCGCGGTGCGGCGCTTGCCGGGCGTGTCTGCCAGCGATTACTCCGCAAAATTCACCGTGCGCGGCGGCGAAAACAACGAAGTGCTGGTGCTGCTCGATGGCCTGGAGTTGTACGAGCCGTTTCATCTCAAAGATATTAACGGCGGCGCGCTCAGCATCATCGATGTGCAGGCGATTGGCGGCATCAATCTCATGACCGGCGGTTTCACGGCAGAATATGGCAACAAGTTGAGCGGCGTGTTCGACATCAACACCATCAAGCCGGAAACGGAGCGCCATCGTACCTCGCTGGGCCTGAGTCTGCTGCATGCGCGCGTCATGAGCGAGGGCACGTTTGGCAACGGCAAGGGCCATTGGCTGGCTTCGGCGCGGCGCGGTTATTTCGATCTCGTGATGCAAGTCGTCGAACCTGAAAGCAAATTCCGGCCGACGTATTACGACGTGCTGGGCAAGTGGCAATATCGCTTGAGCAACCGGCACACGTTCTCTGCCAACGTGTTGCACGCCGGCGATAATCTCGATCTCGAAGAAGACGGCGACGTGACCGACACCGGCTATGGCAATTCTTACGGCTGGCTGGGCTTGCAATCGTTTTGGTCGCCGCAGCTTTATTCGCGCACGGTGGCGTCTGTTGGGCGCGTGAGCCAGGATCGGCGCGCGATTTATTACATCAGCGGCCGGCGCAACGTCTACATGGATGCGTTCGAAGAACGCCGTCTCAACCTCTATGCGATCAAGCAGGATTGGAGCCTGGGCTTGGCGGAACGCCATTTTTTGAAATGGGGATTCAACCTGAAGCGTTTTGCCGCAGCATACGATTACTTCAATAGCGATCCCTATGCCGTCGGACGCGGATCGAATGATTTGCTTTTTGAATATGACACCACTGCCGTGCAACTCGAACCGAACGGCAACGAAATGGGTTTTTATTTCGCCGATCGCATGCGCCTCTTCGCGCCGTTGACGGTGGAAGTGGGCATGCGTTACGATCGCGTTTCACACACGGATGATGCAAATTTCAGTCCGCGTTTGCATGCCGCGTTTGCGCTCGGCAAAGCAACGGTGTTGCGTCTGGGCTGGGGTCGTTTTTATCAGGCCCAGGGCTTGCAGGAATTGCAGGCGCAGGATGGCGACGCTGATTTTTATCCGGCAGAACTGGCCGAGCATCGCGTGTTGGGCGTGGAGCATCAGTTTGAAAATGGCGTCAATCTGCGCGTCGAAGCTTATCAAAAACGGCTGTCGCAGTTGCGGCCACGTTATCACAACCTTTCGAATTCGCTGGAATTTTTTCCGGAGGTGGATGATGATCGCGTGCGCCTGGAGCCGGAGCGCGGCGATGCGCGCGGCGTGGAAGTTTTTGCGAAGCGCGATGCCGGCGGCAAGCTGGCCTGGTGGGCCAGTTATGCCTATGCCATCGCTGAAGATGAAATCTTGGGACAGAAGGTTTTGCGCAATTTCGATCAGCGCCACACGATTTATCTCGATGCAACATACCGGCCGGCGCCGCGCTGGCGGGTGAATTTGGCCTGGCAATATCATACCGGATGGCCGTACACGCCGGCGACGGTTGAGCCGGCGCAATATCCTGATGGCACGAGGTATTATCGCACAGTTTATGGCGAATTGAATTCCGAACGCTATCCCGCCTTTCACAGCATGGATGTGAAAGTGAGCCGTGACTTTGACGCCGGGCAGGGGCGCGTGACCGTGTTCGTGGAGTTCATTAATTTTTATAATCGTGCCAATGTGAAGAACTATTTTTTCGAAGATTTTCGTCTGCCCAACGGCGACCTCACGTTCGAACAGGGCGCGGATTTGTGGCTGCCGCGCCTGCCGTCGATCGGGGTGAGCTGGGAGTTTTGA
- a CDS encoding DUF1353 domain-containing protein has translation MMPIFYRKLRKYKYQVMEDYTVTIALKPKQDIDHPYISLSAGGQLTVRKRYAWDGPSGPTFDTKSFMRGSLVHDALYQLMRLSLLDHKADRRRADEILRDMCKADGMFLPRTWWVYYGVRWFGKSSAAPTEDKGVEIITAP, from the coding sequence ATTATGCCGATCTTCTACCGCAAATTGAGAAAGTATAAATATCAGGTTATGGAAGATTACACGGTTACGATCGCTCTCAAGCCCAAGCAAGACATCGATCATCCGTACATCTCGCTTTCTGCCGGCGGGCAGCTCACGGTGCGCAAGCGTTACGCCTGGGATGGTCCGAGCGGGCCGACCTTCGACACCAAAAGCTTCATGCGCGGCTCGTTGGTACACGATGCCTTATATCAATTGATGCGCCTCAGCCTGCTGGATCACAAAGCCGACCGCAGGCGCGCGGACGAAATTTTGCGGGATATGTGCAAAGCAGACGGCATGTTCTTGCCGCGTACATGGTGGGTGTATTATGGCGTCCGCTGGTTTGGCAAGAGCAGCGCAGCGCCCACGGAAGACAAGGGGGTCGAAATCATTACGGCGCCGTAG
- a CDS encoding T9SS type A sorting domain-containing protein, whose amino-acid sequence MYSTDGGATWSTITGNLPIDNDFVSALFGHDGKLFAGLSAARGVWSRPLPVTGVEEPENVPHTAVLEQNYPNPFNPGTQISFTLPQAEFVTLKVYNVLGKEVATIFDHEKKAAGSNIVWFNAEKLASGYYFYRLHAGDFMQTKRMLLLR is encoded by the coding sequence ATGTACTCCACCGATGGCGGAGCAACGTGGAGTACCATCACCGGCAATCTACCGATTGACAACGACTTTGTTAGCGCGCTGTTCGGCCATGACGGAAAATTATTTGCCGGACTCTCGGCGGCGCGCGGCGTTTGGAGCAGGCCGTTGCCCGTCACCGGCGTCGAAGAGCCTGAAAATGTGCCGCATACGGCTGTGCTCGAACAAAATTATCCCAACCCCTTCAATCCTGGCACGCAAATTTCATTCACGCTGCCCCAAGCAGAATTTGTCACGTTAAAAGTTTATAATGTTCTGGGCAAGGAAGTCGCGACGATTTTTGATCATGAGAAGAAAGCCGCCGGCAGCAACATCGTTTGGTTCAACGCGGAAAAACTTGCCAGCGGGTATTATTTCTATCGTTTGCACGCGGGCGATTTTATGCAAACGAAGCGAATGCTTTTGTTGCGATAA